From the Armatimonadota bacterium genome, one window contains:
- a CDS encoding tetratricopeptide repeat protein — translation MGAVRFRLHIPPPILIALLAAAVLHPQAAQRLAAQEPCAQERRDASASGADEYDWIALGRCLLEAGQVDAAMEAFRTAAEIAPASVLVLDYLGIAYVRKGLLQEARELYARVAAHGLQTPIHQGLADAYLAQGDLDRAEVEYTHTIALGYYDAGTLDRFRQVGIAFLQRGELERARRVLQRLFDLRPLDVEALEALQEVYRRLGRPVEAEILHYRHLIALYDERYRIAAAVLREERVRFRLALAGLYMTVGRLAEARQVLEEAVDINVDVIVPLAVEARLQLARVCCLLGDAAAAQQQWERVLQLEPGRPEARQALARLQAVGCPRAVQP, via the coding sequence GTGGGCGCGGTGCGCTTCCGCCTCCACATCCCTCCGCCGATCCTAATCGCGCTCCTCGCTGCGGCCGTGCTCCACCCGCAGGCCGCCCAGCGCCTCGCCGCCCAGGAGCCATGCGCCCAGGAGCGTCGGGATGCCTCCGCCTCCGGCGCGGACGAGTACGACTGGATCGCCCTGGGCCGGTGCCTGCTGGAGGCGGGGCAGGTGGATGCGGCGATGGAGGCCTTCCGCACGGCCGCCGAGATCGCCCCCGCCAGCGTCCTCGTCCTCGACTACCTGGGGATCGCGTATGTCCGCAAGGGCCTCCTCCAGGAGGCCCGCGAGCTGTACGCCCGTGTAGCCGCACACGGGTTGCAGACCCCAATCCACCAGGGCCTGGCCGACGCGTACCTGGCCCAGGGGGACCTGGACCGGGCCGAGGTCGAGTACACCCACACCATCGCCCTGGGCTACTACGACGCGGGGACCCTCGACCGCTTCCGCCAGGTCGGCATCGCCTTCCTGCAGCGCGGCGAGCTGGAGCGCGCGCGGCGCGTCCTGCAGCGCCTCTTCGACCTGCGTCCGCTCGATGTCGAAGCCCTGGAGGCCCTCCAGGAGGTCTACCGGCGCCTGGGGCGCCCGGTCGAGGCGGAGATCCTCCACTACCGGCACCTCATCGCCCTCTACGATGAGCGATACCGCATCGCCGCCGCGGTCCTGCGGGAGGAGCGCGTGCGCTTCCGCCTGGCGCTGGCAGGACTCTACATGACGGTCGGGCGCCTGGCTGAGGCCCGGCAGGTCCTGGAGGAGGCTGTGGACATCAACGTCGACGTGATCGTCCCGCTGGCGGTGGAGGCGCGCCTCCAGTTGGCCCGCGTCTGCTGCCTGCTGGGCGATGCCGCGGCCGCACAGCAACAGTGGGAACGCGTCCTGCAGCTCGAGCCGGGCCGGCCGGAGGCGCGGCAGGCGCTCGCGCGCCTCCAGGCTGTGGGGTGTCCCCGGGCGGTGCAGCCGTAG
- a CDS encoding gamma-glutamyl-gamma-aminobutyrate hydrolase family protein, with protein MSDGRPRVGITWSTGSAEALAWYREAVAAGGGVPVVLRVGEASPADVDEVEALVLAGGGDIDPRRYGQEVDPRVADTLEVDEPRDAFELAVVARALDRDLPVLGICRGVQLINVALGGTLVQDLSLLGVERGRHNQRGRLQMWEAAHDVRVAGHSALRRLLGETVVPVNSFHHQAVERPAPELAVVAEAFDGVVEAVEHPERRFLVGVQWHPERMVRHAPAQRRLFEALVAAATESRGR; from the coding sequence CGGTTCGGCGGAGGCTCTGGCCTGGTACCGCGAGGCCGTGGCGGCCGGCGGCGGCGTACCGGTCGTGCTGCGCGTGGGAGAGGCCTCCCCCGCGGACGTGGACGAGGTGGAGGCCCTGGTGCTGGCCGGCGGCGGCGACATCGACCCGCGGCGCTACGGACAGGAAGTCGACCCCCGCGTGGCCGACACCCTGGAGGTGGACGAGCCGCGCGACGCCTTCGAGCTGGCGGTGGTGGCGCGCGCGCTCGACCGCGACCTGCCGGTGCTGGGGATCTGCCGCGGCGTGCAGCTCATCAACGTGGCCCTCGGCGGGACGCTGGTGCAGGACCTCTCCCTGCTCGGCGTGGAGCGGGGGCGGCACAACCAGCGCGGGCGGCTGCAGATGTGGGAGGCCGCGCACGACGTGCGCGTCGCGGGGCACTCCGCGCTACGCCGGCTGCTGGGGGAGACGGTGGTGCCGGTGAACTCCTTCCACCACCAGGCGGTCGAGCGCCCGGCGCCGGAGCTGGCGGTGGTGGCGGAGGCGTTCGACGGGGTGGTCGAGGCGGTCGAGCACCCCGAGCGGCGCTTCCTGGTGGGCGTGCAGTGGCACCCGGAGCGCATGGTGCGCCACGCCCCGGCGCAGCGGCGGCTCTTCGAGGCGCTCGTCGCCGCGGCCACCGAATCCCGCGGCCGCTAA